A single Chanos chanos chromosome 8, fChaCha1.1, whole genome shotgun sequence DNA region contains:
- the slx4 gene encoding structure-specific endonuclease subunit SLX4, producing MDDSDQDFSDLCSRLLKRVRRKGGDSEDDKKTVTKVDETRSRVHSTASAISQSNNVPKKKRKKRDAGTERMKCTEDHTSQLVVLTNGVSQPVGTVQTNGVSQPVGTVQTNGVSQPVGTVQTNGVSQLVGTVQNDHKSVKEPEKAVMELSGVKKSVKEKVLSRMQQFRRASPQRMSHSEIKQPEETGPHGDGASTSVAVNQVPIKDLEGDEALALKLQQELDREAEALAQRQADVDVGDFSCQLCQKDLSALTPQLRTEHINRCLDDSEDSASGRPQKPRIPECPICGKGFKSERSRTAHLKRCSADMGVPPAALLQALQRQATETGSDHPVNQPPQTGGVKRKGPPDPGLPARKKHRKKNQPMDEDTMVALALSRSLLDQEIEKEKEQLREKEMEREIKAQLTGASAAVGSLLQWRPGAGKGRGKRKKGAPALPPPLLLIQDAQAALNRLQERVSTLLLRPRPPSPPSPTLSPCTLSDWTGAAPLWLKSALPNGGPESISEFYTPELGAFIQPWTGTEKERLKSAVETPTNRTAAGPPSGIAVDEPAPHTPVSQKLISVLPQTASSRGSLNLDTQAMQDVLELAEEGMTLTQWGNTGNQTKEQTSDKDSDVADLPLSGFVPEATETDKKRRDKSMVSLSRLASDLSSMVNNPQLSDVQFQVDSGDVFFAHSFMLYARCPLLVEFVHESGFGVQEEGMPAAQRVLLAEVPAGAVRALLQYLYTDCCPLTPPLLPHVQELAGRFDLTELQRQCQHYSEKSQAELEAEAGVWGDTLAEEPQSGEEEDDKGLAESKFLELLRSMWHQEDSEEEDELIEGGVEEKRMDEEEEENGDDGETKEERVNEDELEEIYEFAATQRKMETIVETGTETGEEDEEEKEEEKGIDICLESEKQQDVKRNEEGISVSRREESKADEVPCNVEANNHHSNKPRYEDRDIMGEQQIQSSNTEELNAHLTPVSSVQPCPKRSTDPSLERSYSRLFSESWGDYVEPSPTPKSSSEPSQTGLKTIISRRSSVPSRQCSVSEVIDLSISPPVASSESMSSLPIPGLSPETGKEKEAQELSRTERQCCRRESQGPYSITEPCSPPLHHSKEPELIVLSDSSGDEMNVDPPTKTMSSPAKLILCSSPSFPHLQTSRNPKIYTCIKAKSGEENSPPPNRLVKTGTAVDTKHSSSDHIPLNSERLISEFSKSEHETDRTSDQSLMDGSAEVSWLIPATPVLSTRTGSIQTYRNIRRTQLFPKPKSSASSSSSASSNISKMCSSSAQTESTSFKGRSAISSQSSTCQALGNSPPQAHLSSSDPSTHGHSPVFQVPSYHPKLPQIPSRHSLKSSITTPDLQNVQQPTSSTPLHSVVPLKLQNPLSSPLLSDTEQRHQSRRDCVAGSSSGSPGKLRLILSDNSPSSPQTSNTRQNVNKSSAQRWSSTERNDLLETSCDSLKKARRSAEETEIRKDDKEETRTKDNKERSGEETGAGEKSCAQASFYAFDEPPMAFDDSWGLGGGAVEQGPRFSLRLESSDQGDSPKPKSQRGGDTAPPVSRRLSQPSPQNIIKSDVQLNKSLLDPKVWDDWEEEDEEEEAALPLSQRLGTVAPAQRVAQLKTPVARAKKGQAPLVPITPMPGYSDMDTPELKNRLNRFGVRPLPKKQMVLKLKEIHQYTHQLVSSDSDDEVFAQTRPRSFSQPASVSCASSLAFKQPTAPSAVSPRKQHPNEDSESLSASQASNTSSTAASEESERSNPELCLSDDDDSDSEGITASQAVTRHKDKLLAVRHFILSDPDLYGRILQYQPLVLAELQGRLKAAGIRLGASKLLDFLDSQCITFTTAKPGHAAPSRTRRRGKGSASTSSRGGRGRRKVARKLTE from the exons ATGGATGACTCGGATCAAGACTTTTCTGACCTCTGCTCTCGACTATTGAAGAGAGTGCGTCGAAAAGGAGGAGACTCTGAGGATGACAAGAAGACAGTTACAAAGGTCGATGAAACTCGCTCTCGCGTCCACAGCACCGCTTCTGCGATATCCCAAAGCAATAATGTccccaaaaagaaaaggaagaagagggaTGCGGGCACGGAGCGTATGAAGTGTACAGAGGACCACACAAGTCAACTTGTCGTCTTGACCAATGGTGTTTCTCAGCCAGTTGGTACCGTTCAGACCAATGGTGTTTCTCAGCCAGTTGGTACCGTTCAGACCAATGGTGTTTCTCAGCCAGTTGGTACCGTTCAGACCAATGGTGTTTCTCAGCTAGTTGGTACCGTTCAAAATGATCATAAGAGTGTTAAGGAGCCTGAAAAGGCAGTTATGGAGCTTTCGGGGGTGAAAAAGAGCGTGAAGGAGAAAGTGCTCAGCAGAATGCAACAGTTCAGAAGAGCGAGTCCACAGAGGATGTCACACAGCGAGATTAAGCAGCCTGAAGAGACAGGCCCTCATGGGGATGGAGCGAGTACATCTGTAGCAGTAAACCAAG tcccCATTAAGGACCTTGAAGGGGATGAGGCACTGGCCCTAAAACTGCAGCAGGAGCTTGACAGGGAGGCTGAGGCATtggcacagagacaggctgATGTGGATGTGGGGGACTTTTCCTGTCAGCTCTGTCAAAAGGACCTATCAGCACTGACTCCTCAGCTCCGCACGGAGCACATTAACAG gtGTCTGGATGACAGTGAGGACAGCGCCTCGGGACGCCCTCAGAAGCCGCGCATCCCAGAATGCCCCATCTGTGGGAAGGGTTTCAAGTCCGAGAGAAGTCGCACTGCCCATTTGAAGCGCTGCTCAGCTGACATGGGCGTCCCCCCTGCCGCGCTGTTGCAGGCACTGCAGAGACAGGCCACTGAGACCGGGAGTGACCATCCAGTTAACCAGCC TCCCCAAACTGGAGGTGTCAAGAGAAAAGGCCCACCAGACCCTGGTCTCCCTGCCAGGAAGAAGCACAGGAAAAAGAACCAGCCAATGGACGAAGACACCATGGTGGCCCTGGCCCTGTCCCGGTCTCTGCTGGATcaagagatagaaaaagagaaggagcaactgagagagaaggagatggagcGAGAAATAAAGGCTCAGCTCACAGGTGCCTCCGCAGCTGTGGGGTCGCTGTTACAGTGGAGACCTGGCGCAG GTAAGGGTCGAGGGAAACGGAAGAAGGGCGCTCCCGCTCTGCCCCCTCCGCTGCTTCTGATACAGGATGCTCAGGCAGCCCTGAACCGCCTGCAGGAACGAGTATCAACCCTCCTGCTCCGGCCAAGGCCGCCGTCTCCTCCTAGCCCCACCCTCAGCCCTTGCAcgctctctgattggacagggGCTGCGCCACTCTGGCTAAAGAGTGCACTGCCCAATGGGGGACCAGAGTCTATCTCTGAGTTCTATACTCCTGAACTTGGTGCTTTTATTCAGCCCTGGACAGGCACTGAG AAAGAGAGGCTGAAATCAGCTGTGGAAACGCCTACGAACCGCACTGCTGCAGGTCCCCCCTCAGGCATTGCCGTGGATGAGCCAGCCCCTCACACTCCTGTGTCTCAGAAACTCATTTCAGTCCTGCCCCAGACGGCCTCCTCACGCGGTTCTCTCAACCTGGACACCCAGGCCATGCAGGATGTGCTGGAGCTGGCCGAGGAGGGCATGACCCTCACGCAGTGGGGTAACACAGGCAACCAGACCAAAGAACAGAC TTCAGATAAAGATTCTGATGTGGCTGACCTGCCTCTGAGTGGTTTTGTTCCTGAAGCCACAGAGACCGATAAGAAGAGACGGGATAAGAGCATG GTATCCCTGTCCAGACTGGCGTCTGATCTGAGCAGTATGGTGAATAACCCCCAGCTGAGTGATGTCCAGTTTCAGGTGGACAGTGGAGATGTGTTCTTCGCCCATTCATTTATGCTATATGCacgctgccccctgctggttgAGTTT GTCCATGAATCTGGCTTTGGCGTACAGGAAGAGGGCATGCCCGCTGCACAGAGAGTGTTACTGGCAGAGGTGCCCGCTGGGGCTGTGCGTGCCCTGCTGCAGTATCTGTACACTGACTGCTGCCCACTCACGCCGCCACTGCTCCCCCACGTACAGGAACTGGCCGGCAG GTTTGACCTGACTGAGCTGCAGCGGCAGTGCCAGCACTACTCTGAGAAGAGTCAGGCAGAACTGGAGGCTGAGGCAGGGGTGTGGGGAGACACCCTCGCTGAAGAACCCCAGAGtggggaagaggaagatgacaaAGGCCTGGCAGAGAGCAAGTTCCTGGAGCTGCTTCGATCCATGTGGCACCAGGAGGACAGCGAAGAGGAGGATGAGTTAATAGAAGGTGGGGttgaggaaaaaagaatggatgaagaagaagaagaaaatgggGATGATGGAGAGAccaaggaggagagagtgaatgaagaTGAACTTGAAGAAATTTATGAGTTTGCTGCTACTCAGAGGAAGATGGAGACAATCGTGGAGACGGGGACTGAAActggagaggaagatgaagaggaaaaggaggaagagaaaggaatAGATATATGCCTtgaatcagaaaaacaacaagatgtgaaaagaaatgaagagggaATTAGTGTGTCACGGAGAGAAGAATCAAAGGCTGATGAGGTACCCTGTAATGTCGAAGCCAATAATCACCATAGTAACAAACCCAGATATGAGGACAGAGATATCATGGGGGAACAACAAATCCAGAGttcaaacacagaggagctTAATGCACATTTGACTCCAGTATCAAGCGTTCAGCCATGTCCAAAGAGAAGCACAGATCCTTCCCTGGAAAGGAGCTACAGTCGACTTTTCTCTGAGTCCtggggtgactatgtggagccTTCGCCAACCCCAAAATCATCATCCGAACCTTCACAAACCGGACTCAAAACAATAATCTCTCGGAGGTCATCTGTCCCTAGTCGACAGTGCTCAGTTAGTGAGGTCATTGATCTGTCCATCAGCCCACCAGTGGCCTCCAGTGAAAGTATGTCTTCACTCCCCATCCCTGGTCTGtctccagagacaggcaaagaaAAGGAGGCCCAGGAACTGAGCAGAACTGAAAGACAGTGctgtaggagagagagccaAGGTCCTTATTCTATTACTGAACCCTGTTCACCTCCACTTCACCACAGCAAGGAGCCAGAACTTATCGTCCTCTCTGACTCATCCGGCGATGAGATGAACGTAGATCCTCCCACCAAAACCATGAGTTCTCCTGCAAAGCTCATCTTATGCAGTTCCCCCTCTTTTCCTCATCTGCAAACTTCTCGGAACCCCAAAATTTACACTTGCATCAAAGCCAAATCCGGCGAAGAGAACAGTCCCCCACCAAATAGATTAGTCAAAACTGGCACAGCAGTGGATACTAAACACAGCTCCTCTGATCATATTCCTTTAAATTCAGAGCGGCTTATTTCTGAATTTTCCAAATCAGAACACGAGACTGACCGTACCAGTGACCAGAGCTTGATGGATGGCTCTGCAGAAGTGTCCTGGTTAATCCCAGCGACACCTGTGCTGTCCACACGCACCGGTTCCATCCAGACCTACAGAAACATACGTCGCACTCAACTCTTTCCCAAACCTAAGTCTTCTgcttcttcctcatcctcagcTAGTTCCAACATCAGTAAGATGTGCAGTAGCTCTGCTCAAACAGAGAGCACCTCCTTCAAGGGGAGATCAGCCATCTCAAGCCAAAGTAGCACTTGTCAAGCTTTGGGTAATAGTCCACCTCAAGCACATTTAAGTTCATCAGATCCCAGCACTCATGGACACTCTCCTGTTTTCCAAGTACCTTCTTATCATCCGAAATTGCCCCAAATACCATCCCGTCACTCCCTCAAGTCCTCCATAACTACACCAGACCTACAAAATGTCCAGCAGCCCACTAGTAGCACTCCCTTGCACTCAGTTGTACCTCTAAAGCTCCAGAACCCCCTGAGTTCACCTCTGCTAAGTGACACTGAGCAGCGGCATCAGTCAAGAAGGGATTGTGTAGCCGGCAGCTCCTCTGGCAGCCCAGGGAAACTACGTTTGATCCTCTCTGATAACTCTCCATCTTCTCCCCAAACCTCCAACACCAGGCAGAATGTTAACAAATCTTCAGCCCAGCGTTGGTCCTCAACTGAGAGAAATGATCTCTTGGAAACATCTTGCGATTCTCTTAAGAAAGCCAGGAGGAGTGCAGAAGAAACGGAGATAAGAAAAGATGATAAGGAGGAGACGAGAACCAAggacaacaaagagagaagtggggaagaaactggagcaggagagaaGTCATGTGCTCAAGCCAGTTTTTATGCTTTTGATGAACCGCCCATGGCGTTTGATGACTCGTGGGGTCTGGGCGGCGGCGCAGTGGAGCAGGGGCCGCGTTTCAGTCTGAGATTGGAGAGCAGTGACCAGGGAGACAGTCCCAAGCCtaagagtcagagggggggcgACACAGCACCCCCCGTGTCCCGCCGTCTGTCCCAGCCATCTCCTCAAAACATCATCAAGTCTGATGTCCAACTTAACAAAAGTCTGCTTGACCCTAAGGTCTGGGATGactgggaggaggaggatgaggaagaagaggccGCTCTTCCTCTTTCCCAGAGGTTAGGTACTGTGGCTCCTGCCCAGAGAGTGGCTCAGCTAAAGACGCCAG TGGCAAGGGCCAAGAAGGGCCAGGCGCCATTGGTGCCCATCACCCCCATGCCAGGCTactcagacatggacacacCAGAGCTAAAGAACAGACTCAACAG ATTTGGGGTACGTCCTTTGCCTAAGAAGCAGATGGTTCTGAAGCTGAAAGAGATCCATCAGTACACTCATCAGCTCGTGAGCTCAGACTCAGACGACGAGGTCTTCGCTCAGACTCGCCCCAGATCTTTCTCCCAGCCTGCCTCCGTGTCCTGCGCCAGTTCACTGGCCTTCAAACAGCCTACAGCGCCCTCTGCTGTCTCCCCCAGGAAACAACACCCCAACGAGGACTCGGAATCTCTGTCTGCCTCCCAGGCTTCCAACACCTCCTCTACAGCAGCCAGTGAGGAATCAGAAAG ATCCAACCCTGAGCTGTGTCTGTCAGATGACGATGACTCAGACAGTGAAGGTATTACAGCGTCTCAGGCCGTCACGCGACACAAGGACAAGCTGCTTGCAGTGCGTCATTTCATCCTCTCAGATCCAGACCTTTATGGACGCATCCTTCAGTACCAGCCTCTGGTACTGGCAGAGCTACAGGGCCGCCTGAAGGCGGCGGGCATCCGCCTGGGTGCGTCCAAGCTGCTCGACTTTCTGGACTCTCAGTGCATCACCTTCACCACTGCCAAACCAGGACACGCCGCTCCATCACGCACCAGAAGACGGGGCAAAGGGTCGGCCAGCACGTCCAGTCGGGGTGGAAGAGGCAGGAGGAAAGTAGCGAGAAAGCTCACAGAGTGA
- the mcrip2 gene encoding MAPK regulated corepressor interacting protein 2 isoform X2 — protein sequence MMYTITRGPSKLVTQRRTAWQEVEQKLGDGGQPENGKGPVQYAERTPSPGMKNFVPIDLEEWWAQRFLANIANLS from the exons ATGATGTACACAATAACAAGAGGTCCCAGCAAACTTGTTACACAACGAAGAACAG CATGGCAGGAAGTAGAGCAGAAGCTTGGAGATGGGGGGCAGCCAGAGAATGGAAAAGGCCCAGTGCAATACGCTGAGAGAACCCCCAGTCCGGGCATGAAGA aCTTTGTGCCAATAGATTTGGAGGAGTGGTGGGCCCAGCGCTTCCTCGCTAACATCGCTAACCTGTCATGA
- the mcrip2 gene encoding MAPK regulated corepressor interacting protein 2 isoform X1: protein MMYTITRGPSKLVTQRRTGPTQQIESKTNNLKQKQTHWLATNTPAPKIVFHRLNGKRYHRSSSPKADATAEGFTPAHEENVRFVYEAWQEVEQKLGDGGQPENGKGPVQYAERTPSPGMKNFVPIDLEEWWAQRFLANIANLS, encoded by the exons ATGATGTACACAATAACAAGAGGTCCCAGCAAACTTGTTACACAACGAAGAACAG GTCCCACTCAGCAAATAGAGAGTAAAACCAACAACTTGAAACAGAAGCAGACACACTGGTTAGCAACTAA CACTCCAGCCCCAAAGATTGTCTTTCATCGTTTGAATGGGAAACGGTACCACAGATCCTCCTCCCCTAAAGCGGACGCCACTGCTGAGGGTTTTACCCCTGCACATGAAGAGAATGTTAGATTTGTCTATGAAG CATGGCAGGAAGTAGAGCAGAAGCTTGGAGATGGGGGGCAGCCAGAGAATGGAAAAGGCCCAGTGCAATACGCTGAGAGAACCCCCAGTCCGGGCATGAAGA aCTTTGTGCCAATAGATTTGGAGGAGTGGTGGGCCCAGCGCTTCCTCGCTAACATCGCTAACCTGTCATGA
- the gde1 gene encoding glycerophosphodiester phosphodiesterase 1 isoform X1 → MLEIGDGTTCFSVVFILVLLSTRSVIWSTLLTASLYTFLVMFRFPQLPPSRARQVLRPPKLPASGVSVVAHRGGGHDAPENTIAAIRAASENGATGVELDLEFTADGIPILMHDESVDRTTNGSGPLSKLSFSELRKLDAAAKHRLSDKFRGEKVPTLQEAVEECIKLQLTIYFDVKGHPDESASVFKELYKKHPVLYNTSIVCSFEPKVIYRVRQADPDIVTALTHRQWSLSHFGDGEPRFQSLWKHYWTQVLDVLLDWAHHHVLWNLCGISAFLVQKNMISPDYVQYWRARGVELVAWTTNAAVEKQYYQDLLNINYITDSLLEDCEPHY, encoded by the exons ATGCTGGAGATAGGAGATGGAACTACCTGCTTCTCGGTGGTTTTCATCCTGGTTCTACTTAGCACAAGGAGTGTCATTTGGTCCACTTTATTAACGGCCTCTCTGTACACGTTCCTGGTGATGTTCCGATTTCCTCAACTCCCCCCTAGCCGGGCGAGACAAGTGTTACGGCCGCCGAAGCTCCCAGCCAGCGGGGTCTCTGTGGTGGCTCACCGGGGAGGGGGACACGACGCGCCGGAAAACACTATCGCAGCTATACGAGCG GCAAGTGAGAATGGGGCAACAGGAGTTGAACTGGACCTGGAGTTCACAGCGGATGGCATTCCTATACTAATGCATGACGAGTCTGTGGACCGGACCACTAACGGGTCAGGACCACTGAGCAAGCTGAGCTTCTCTGAGCTACGGAAGTTAGATGCTGCAGCCAAACACCGTCTCAG CGATAAGTTCCGTGGAGAGAAAGTCCCCACTCTACAGGAGGCTGTGGAAGAATGCATCAAACTCCAACTGACCATCTACTTTGATGTCAAAGGTCATCCAGATGAG tcagctTCAGTTTTTAAGGAGCTGTATAAGAAGCACCCCGTCCTCTACAACACCAGTATTGTCTGCTCCTTTGAGCCCAAAGTCATCTACAGG GTGAGACAAGCAGACCCTGatatagtgacagcattaaccCATCGGCAGTGGAGCTTGAGCCATTTTGGAGATGGCGAGCCCCGGTTCCAGTCGTTATGGAAACACTACTGGACTCAGGTCTTGGATGTTCTGCTTGACTGGGCGCATCACCATGTGCTCTGGAACCTTTGTGGCATTTCTGCCTTCCTGGTGCAGAAAAACATGATCTCACC ggACTACGTGCAGTATTGGAGAGCACGAGGTGTTGAGCTGGTTGCCTGGACCACCAACGCTGCGGTGGAGAAACAGTACTACCAGGATCTGCTTAACATCAACTACATCACAGACAGTCTGCTGGAGGACTGTGAACCTCACTACTGA
- the gde1 gene encoding glycerophosphodiester phosphodiesterase 1 isoform X2 codes for MLEIGDGTTCFSVVFILVLLSTRSVIWSTLLTASLYTFLVMFRFPQLPPSRARQVLRPPKLPASGVSVVAHRGGGHDAPENTIAAIRAASENGATGVELDLEFTADGIPILMHDESVDRTTNGSGPLSKLSFSELRKLDAAAKHRLSDKFRGEKVPTLQEAVEECIKLQLTIYFDVKGHPDEVRQADPDIVTALTHRQWSLSHFGDGEPRFQSLWKHYWTQVLDVLLDWAHHHVLWNLCGISAFLVQKNMISPDYVQYWRARGVELVAWTTNAAVEKQYYQDLLNINYITDSLLEDCEPHY; via the exons ATGCTGGAGATAGGAGATGGAACTACCTGCTTCTCGGTGGTTTTCATCCTGGTTCTACTTAGCACAAGGAGTGTCATTTGGTCCACTTTATTAACGGCCTCTCTGTACACGTTCCTGGTGATGTTCCGATTTCCTCAACTCCCCCCTAGCCGGGCGAGACAAGTGTTACGGCCGCCGAAGCTCCCAGCCAGCGGGGTCTCTGTGGTGGCTCACCGGGGAGGGGGACACGACGCGCCGGAAAACACTATCGCAGCTATACGAGCG GCAAGTGAGAATGGGGCAACAGGAGTTGAACTGGACCTGGAGTTCACAGCGGATGGCATTCCTATACTAATGCATGACGAGTCTGTGGACCGGACCACTAACGGGTCAGGACCACTGAGCAAGCTGAGCTTCTCTGAGCTACGGAAGTTAGATGCTGCAGCCAAACACCGTCTCAG CGATAAGTTCCGTGGAGAGAAAGTCCCCACTCTACAGGAGGCTGTGGAAGAATGCATCAAACTCCAACTGACCATCTACTTTGATGTCAAAGGTCATCCAGATGAG GTGAGACAAGCAGACCCTGatatagtgacagcattaaccCATCGGCAGTGGAGCTTGAGCCATTTTGGAGATGGCGAGCCCCGGTTCCAGTCGTTATGGAAACACTACTGGACTCAGGTCTTGGATGTTCTGCTTGACTGGGCGCATCACCATGTGCTCTGGAACCTTTGTGGCATTTCTGCCTTCCTGGTGCAGAAAAACATGATCTCACC ggACTACGTGCAGTATTGGAGAGCACGAGGTGTTGAGCTGGTTGCCTGGACCACCAACGCTGCGGTGGAGAAACAGTACTACCAGGATCTGCTTAACATCAACTACATCACAGACAGTCTGCTGGAGGACTGTGAACCTCACTACTGA
- the gpr63 gene encoding probable G-protein coupled receptor 63 — protein MGNSSMENSSHGYRTLLDPVTPTPAAQDSVQGLSLPLQIFFCFVIICILLVAFLGNIVVCLMVYQRSAMRSAINILLASLAFADMMLAVLNMPFAMVTAVTTKWIFGDAFCRVSAMFFWLFVIEGAVILLIISIDRFLIIVQKQDKLSPHRAKVLIVVSWIISFCFSFPLAIGLPSLQIPSRAPQCVFGYTSDQGYHAYVVLVTLVFFFVPFLVMLYTFMGILNTIRHNAIRIHSQTDSICLSQASKLGLMSLQRPFQMNIDMSFKTRAFTTILILFSVFTVCWAPFTTYSLVSTFSSGFYYKENFFEVSTWLLCLCYLKSALNPLIYYWRIKKFRDACLDLMPKYFKFIPQLPGHTKRRIRPSAIYVCGEHRSVE, from the coding sequence ATGGGGAACTCCTCCATGGAGAACAGTTCCCATGGATACAGGACACTTCTAGACCCGGTGACACCAACCCCGGCCGCCCAGGACTCTGTTCAAGGCCTCAGTTTGCCTCTCCAGATCTTCTTCTGCTTTGTGATTATCTGTATACTCCTGGTAGCCTTTCTGGGGAATATAGTGGTCTGTCTGATGGTGTATCAACGTTCTGCAATGCGATCTGCCATTAACATCTTGCTCGCCAGCTTGGCGTTCGCCGACATGATGTTGGCCGTCTTGAACATGCCTTTTGCCATGGTCACTGCGGTAACTACCAAGTGGATCTTCGGAGATGCCTTCTGCAGAGTGTCGGCTATGTTCTTCTGGCTGTTTGTCATAGAGGGGGCAGTCATCCTCCTCATAATAAGCATTGACCGCTTTCTAATCATTGTACAGAAACAGGACAAGCTGAGTCCCCACAGGGCCAAAGTACTCATCGTTGTTTCCTGGATaatctccttctgtttttctttccctcttgcCATAGGCCTTCCATCCCTGCAGATCCCATCTAGGGCTCCTCAGTGCGTGTTCGGCTACACTAGCGACCAAGGCTACCACGCGTACGTGGTACTCGTCACGCTGGTCTTCTTCTTCGTGCCCTTCCTTGTCATGCTCTACACCTTCATGGGGATCCTGAACACCATTCGTCACAACGCTATACGCATCCACAGCCAAACGGACAGCATTTGCCTGAGTCAGGCCAGCAAATTGGGCCTGATGAGTCTCCAAAGGCCTTTCCAAATGAACATCGACATGAGCTTCAAAACACGTGCCTTCACCaccatcctcatcctctttTCCGTCTTTACCGTTTGCTGGGCACCTTTCACCACCTACAGTCTGGTGTCCACATTCAGTAGTGGTTTCTACTACAAGGAGAACTTCTTTGAAGTCAGCACCTGGCTCTTATGTCTGTGCTACCTCAAGTCAGCTCTCAACCCCCTCATATACTACTGGCGGATTAAGAAGTTCCGCGACGCCTGCCTTGACTTGATGCCCAAGTACTTCAAATTTATTCCCCAGTTGCCCGGCCACACTAAACGGCGAATACGTCCCAGTGCCATTTATGTGTGCGGAGAACATCGTTCTGTGGAATAA